The following DNA comes from Crateriforma spongiae.
GTCCAGGTCCGTCGATGGCTCGTTCGCTTGTCGACATTCGGTCACCGTCGGGTGCACCGGATGCGGTTCGGCCGCCAGACGGTCGAAACGTGCAAGGACGTCGGTCGGGTCCCGCTGCAGCCCCAACGACATTGCTCGCAACCGCGATTTCGGTACGCCATCGTGATGACCGTCGCCGCTGCTGAACTTTGCGGTACTGCCGACCAACACCATCGCTTTGAACAGGTTCGGCTGGCGGGCCAGCCAGTGCAGCGCCAACATGCCGCCCATCGACCATCCGACCAAGATGTATCGGCGGTCGTCACGCAGGGAACGATCCATTCGGTCCGACGTCAGCACTTCTTCGGCCGACAGCGAAATCGAATCCATGTTCCCAGGCAACCGCTGGGCCAGTGGGGCCAGGGCGCCAGCGCCGTAGGACCAGCCGCTGATCATTAGGACAGTGGATCGCATGGGACGATGGATGGATTTGAAGCGGATTGCCGGGACAAAAGTGGGCATTGCGGCAAACCGTTGGCGTCGCCGCGAGTCTGTCTAGCATAGCCCGATCCGGTGGGTGTCTGGGAATACGGGTGTTTCGTTCACCTGTAGAAGCGGACATGGGGTCGGCACCAGACGGGTTGGGAAATGGCCGCGCCTGCCGCCGACATGAGATCGATTTGATGCCATGAACTTACACATCGGTCGGGCAGACGCCGGGCCGGGGGGCTGGCGACTGACCATGGAATCGGCGGCGATAGGACGGGGCGGGCTTCGTCGTCAGCCGATCCCCCCAATGGATTCTCCGGTGCAT
Coding sequences within:
- a CDS encoding alpha/beta fold hydrolase, translated to MRSTVLMISGWSYGAGALAPLAQRLPGNMDSISLSAEEVLTSDRMDRSLRDDRRYILVGWSMGGMLALHWLARQPNLFKAMVLVGSTAKFSSGDGHHDGVPKSRLRAMSLGLQRDPTDVLARFDRLAAEPHPVHPTVTECRQANEPSTDLDAKQRDESLAAGLRFLSSSDFRPLLATVTVPTLILHGEDDEVIPARAATEMAHRIKDSHLEFRAQIGHDLPVRDPTWVAERIEQFWTSDEADGNTD